Proteins co-encoded in one Artemia franciscana chromosome 10, ASM3288406v1, whole genome shotgun sequence genomic window:
- the LOC136031788 gene encoding protein FAM151A-like isoform X2, which produces MTEALESNIDFLEADISLGQLNGTGPEIPIMAHPPVTDSDLSLAGFLDMYFEANSSKGMKLDFKDISVLEDSLLEIKSRDWINGVELWLNADILPGPNNNYSEPVSAEEFLSRTSFYFPEATLSVGWKTDFGRPADSFSWSCCPADSVLLTHSPRSFLSLFISIFLLIICYGKFFICLLACGDTCYGFGVFQDIRDGDYSFENIEEMIDVLRHCNITQPVTFPVRAGIAASPISQKTLPYLLSQIPGSTLTFWSASQDCVDYYGVASLINSIGRSKSYIDVPANQRDKIFRYLS; this is translated from the exons GTAATATTGACTTCTTGGAAGCTGATATAAGCCTAGGCCAGCTTAATGGCACCGGCCCTGAAATTCCTATAATGGCTCATCCTCCAGTAACAGATTCGGATCTTTCTTTAGCTGGGTTTTTGGATATGTACTTTGAAGCTAATAGTTCTAAGGGAATGAAGTTGGATTTCAAGGACATTTCTGTTTTGGAAGATTCTTTGTTGGAAATCAAAAGCAGGGATTGGATT aatgGCGTAGAGTTATGGCTGAATGCTGACATCCTTCCAGGGCCAAATAATAACTATAGTGAGCCTGTTAGTGCTGAAGAATTTTTGTCCAGAACATCTTTCTATTTCCCTGAGGCAACTTTGTCGGTAGGATGGAAAACAGA ttttgggcGTCCTGCTGACTCATTCTCTTGGTCCTGCTGTCCTGCTGACTCAGTCCTGCTGACTCATTCTCCCCGCAGCTTCCTTTCactatttatatctatttttttattgattatttgttATGGTAAGTTCTTCATTTGCCTGTTGGCTTGTGGTGATACTTG TTATGGTTTTGGCGTGTTTCAAGACATCCGTGATGGCGACTATTCATTTGAAAACATAGAAGAGATGATCGACGTGCTTCGGCATTGTAACATAACTCAGCCGGTGACATTTCCGGTTCGTGCTGGAATAGCAGCATCCCCAATTTCTCAG aaGACTTTACCTTACCTTCTAAGTCAAATTCCAGGCAGTACATTGACGTTCTGGTCTGCCTCTCAAGACTGTGTTGATTATTATGGGGTAGCAAGCCTCATAAATTCAATTGGAAG GTCAAAAAGTTACATTGATGTTCCTGCGAATCAAAGAGACAAGATTTTTAGATACTTAAGCTAA